CAACTCTATATCAAACAGATAAAAGAAGATAACCGATATCAGCACGTTTGCAAAGAGTGCCACGGCTATAATGGATAGATAACGACCGCTTCGACTTGATATCCAGATAAAAAGGAAAAGAATCAGTAACGAAAGGAATGTTCGTTTTATTAATTTATTCAGCTCCTTAAGCACATCCTTGGCAGCATCATAGGTTAGAGAGATATAAAACCCATCTGAAAGATTGGCTTGCACCTCCTCCATCTTTTTACGTAATTCGGAAGAGGCTTTGATGATATTCACATCAGCATCGGCTGATATACTTAGGTTGATCGTATTCAGACCGTTGATGCGGTAAAAATTGCTTTCGCGTCGTTTTTTATAGTTTAGTTTAGCGATATTATCCAAATAGATGATTTTTCCCTCTATGGTGGTAAGCGGCGTTTTCCCGATATCAGAACCAAGCGGCTCAGTTTCTAAAAGTAGCGTGATACGCTCTTTGTTACCATTACGGTCGATCTTGTCAATATCCCCGACAATAGATCGTTGCCCTAAGAAGTTTTGAAGCCCTGATGTGATTATATTGGATTCCAGGCCGTAACGTTGCAACTCTGTCGGATCATATTCTATATCCAGATAGGTTGGAGGTGCTCCCGAAACGGTGACCTCCCGCACATAATCAATTTGCGTCAGATAGGGTTTGATATTTCGCTCTACATAATTCTGAATATTGGTCGGCTCCATATCCGCATTGATGATATAGGATAAAACTTGCCGGGAATTTTGTTTCATGCCGCTTCCGACATCTCCTCCTGACAGGGAAGGGTAACCGGCTCCTTCAGGCAGCTTGCCGGCTACCTGTTTCAGTAGGGAGGATATTTCAAAACGGACGGCTGATACGCTGGCGTTCTCTTTCAGTTCAATCGCGACGTTTCCACTTCCGTAGGACGATGTAGAAGAGGTTTTCTCGACTCCAACCACTGATGAGACCATTCCTTCTATTTTAGAGGTAATTTCCTGTTCAATTACCCGTGGTGATGCTCCCGGCCAGTTGAACGAGACGTTCAACTGCTTTCCCTGTTTCGGCGTAGGATTATAAGCGACTCGCAGTAGCGGTACCAGCGCTATTCCAATCACCATCAATACCGCCATAATCAGTATGAGGGAGAAGCTGGGGATCCGCTCTAAAAAGCCTTTTTTTGTTATATCTTTACTCATAAGCAGCAGGATTAGCGTTTACGGTAAATAACATAATAAATCAACGGTATAAAAAACAGGCTGATAAGTGTTCCGGCCGTCATGCCAATAATAATAGAGAATGACAATGGATATTGCAGATCCGAACCCATGTCTACCCGGTTCAAGAACGGCGCAATAGCCAATATGGTCGTTAGGGAAGTCATAATGATCGGCTTCAAGCGACTGTGACCACCCACTAAAATTGCCCGCAGCAGTGACATACCTTGTTTTCGCAGGCGATTAATCGTATCTACTTTCAGGATCGAGTCGTTGATGATAATACCACTCATTACCACTAAGCCAATCATTGACATGATATTAAGACTTTCACCAAATAGCCACAAACCAAACAACACGAAGAAGATATCAACCACAATCTCTGAAAGGATGATTAACGGTTGAACAATACTTTCAAATTGTGCTGCCAGAATAAAATAGAGTAACAAAATAGCTACCAATAGAATGATAATCAACTCCTTGATGGTCTCACGACTTGAAAAATACTCTCCGGTAAAGGTCACAAAGAAGTTACTATCCTCTTTTACAACCTGCTCGATGGTTTCCATTACTTGCTTCACATCGCTGTCCGGCACATCAAGAGCGATAGGGTAGTAGTCGCCATCACTGCCGGAGTAGAGCTTCTTAAAATCTTCCCCTTTAGTCTCACGTATTACCATCGAGAGCGGTATCTCCACGCTGTTTTTATTACGCACTTTGCCCGATAAAATGTCAGAAGCTTCGGCACGTGATTCCCCCGTTGTGACAGGCATCGAATAACCGCCTTGATTGATGCGAAACAGCACATTCTGACTAATGATATTTTTCATCTTTCCGTAGATATCATCATACGTAATATCATATACCGCCATTGCCTCCACATCGGCTATATAACGGATATTTTGCTCCATCACAGCCGGAGGCACAACTATATCTGGCAGTGCTTTTCGAATCTTCCCTGTCAGCTCTGTTATCTGTTCCACTGTTGGAGCTTGTCCCCCTTTGCTATGTAGTTGCACCACCAACGGACTTCCCTGTTCGGCAAATATCAGATTAAATATATTGCCCGAAACCTGAAATGTAACCAATGCTTTCGGATGATTTTCATTCACATAATCTGTCAGTCTTTTCTCTATCTTCGCCAGCGTCTCCGCGTCTTTCGCTTTGATATAAACAATACTTTCGGAGGGTGTAATCTCTTTGGTATGAGACATTAAAAACTGCTGCACGCCAATCATTGAGGTGGTTTGCTCAACCAAACTATCAACTTGCGACAACAAACGATGCACCCGCAAATCATTCTCTTCGAGTGATATACCGCTATTCCAGTCGATTGTCATAATAGTATCATCATGCGAGATATGTGGCAGACGGCTCTTTTCAACTATCTGATAGATGAGATAGGTCATCGGAATAAGTGCTACAAAGCAGACGATCATCATTTTGCCGTGCCGAAGTGCCCATTTAAGCGTCTTTTCATACGGACGGTAGTAGTTGAAAGTAAAAAAACGGGCAATAAAACGATTTTCGGTATGTGCCGGCAGCTTTTTGTACAACAAGTAGAAATAGACTGGAAGTACCAGTACGGCTACGAGTAATGAGGCAAACAGGGCTATCGTCACCGCCATTGCCTGATCGTAGAAGAGCGCGCCGGCCGTACCGCTTAGGAAGATCAATGGTACGAAAACCGAACAAGTGGTCAGCACACTGCTAAGCATCGGCGTAAAGACCTCACTGACTGCTTCAGCGATGGCGTCATTGAGTTGCATCCCCGATTGCCATTTTTGCGATATATTATCAATAACAATAATCGAATTATCAACAATCATACCTGTTCCGAGAATCAAACCGGATAACGAAATGATGTTAAGCGATATCCCCAACAGATGGAATGACAACAAAGTGACGATTAATGACAGAGGGATGGTGACAACGATCAACATCGGTGAACGGAAATCCTTCATAAACAGGAAAATGATCAGTGCCGCTAAAATAGCGCCTACCAACAGATTACTATCCAAATTTTCGATTGAATAGGCCAGCAACTTAGTTTGGTCACGGGTCAGTTCAAACCGGATGTTCGGATGTTCTGCCTCCAGATCGGCTATTAGTGTGGCGATACCCTGTTGCAGATCTTCCATCTTGGCATCGTTCTGTTTAATAATTGCCATTGAAACGGCTGGTTCGCCTTTGCTACGTACTAATCCATTTCGCTTGGCCGGACGCTGCACAATCTCACATAGCTCTTTGAACTGATAGATACGTCCATCGTGTTTGATGTATATATTTTCGATGTCTTCTTTTGAAATGATATGCGCATCAAAATGAATGCTGTAGCGATATTGACCATCTTTGATGCTCAATGCACCCAAAGATATGTTGTTGTTATTGATTGCCTGCTCCAACAGACTAATATCCGCCCCCATAGAGGTTAGCTTAGTATAATTGGGAATACAAAGCAGTTCCGGTGTCACTACCCCGCTAATATCGACCATCGCCGTTTGTGGTAACTGTTCAATACGTTTAGAGATTACGTCACGAGCAAACTGTCCCAGCTCGCTAAAATCAATACCCGCTTCACGAGGCTCCCCCTCTTTGGGCGGAATACCATTTTTAAGTGACAGGTTGAGATAGAAAGCCGGAATATCAGTCACACTGGCTTTGATTACCTTGGGACGCTCCACATCTTTTGGAAGTGAGGTGATTGCCCGGTCCATTTTTTCATTGACATCAATAAAGACGATGTCTATATTGCAGTCGGGCTCAAAGTTCATATAGATCGCTCCGACATCGGCACGAGCTTCTGCGGTTATATTTTTCAATCCGGCCACCTGCGACAACTGGTTCTTGAGTGGTTTTAACAGAGTGTTGTCTACCTCTCGCACCGACAGACCGGGAGCTGATACCTGTACAGTGATCTGCGGTATATTAATAGCTGGCATAAGCGATACCGGCAGATAACCCACCGCCACCATACCCAGCACCACGATAGCAATTACGCTCATTGTCACTGCTATGGGGCGTGTTATCAGTCTTTTTATCATACTTTTAGGGATTAAGGGTTCGCCAATTGTGTGTTGTAAGCTATAAGTTGTGTCTTTTAATTAGGCGTTACCTCCGTTTTATCAGCCAAATTCAGATTGTTAGATACAATAACAACATCATTCTCTGAAATAGTAGTCTGTTTCTTTGCGTTGCCCGTAATCACATGAGAATCAATATTAGACATAACCACATCCACGTACGTCCATACCGCTCTACCATCTTTATAACGGAAAATCACTTGGAACCCATCTCGAAGTACCACCGCATCTTTTGGAACAACAAACTGCTGTTTCAATTCACGTTCTAATAGAATCTTCACATTCATCCCTTCCACCAAATAATTATTGTGGTTGCGTACTTTTGCACGTACTTTAATCTGTCCTCGTTCATCAATCAGCGGATTGACCTCCGTTATTTCACCTACAAAGCGTTGATCTTCATTGATAAAGGGTGAGACTGTGATCTGCAATCCTCGTGTCACCTCTTCCATCTCCGCTTCCAATACACTAAACTCCACATCGAAATAGGAGTCGTCAATCAACGTACATAGTTTATCTGTCGAACGACTATATATCTTGGAATCCAAATTTGCCACACGACCGCTAAACGGGGCGATCAGGTAACAGTTAGCTAACTGACGTTCGGCTGCCTCCAACTGATCCATCGCGCTTTCATACCCTGATGAGGCCTTCATATTCTGCAAAATAGTGGGTGGTACAGCTGTTGTATCAGCCGTATAGCCCTGTCCGATCAATTTATCTATCAAGTCAATGTTTGCTTTGGCCATTGCACGGCGACTTTTTCGAAGTTCTATTTCCGCCTCTTTCGTGTCGAGCACTGCTAGCGTCATTCCCTTGTTTATTCTGTCTCCGTTGTGTATATGAATAGCAGTAATAGTCCCCGAACCATTAAATGCAAGGTCACTCTTTACTACTGCACGTAACTTACCGTTACATACGATCTGTTTTTGGAAGGACCGTTTTTTCAATACCAGCGTATCAACAGTAATCAATTGTGTTTTCTCATTGCTCTTACCGATTGGAACTTCTTCTTTCTTCTTCCCGTTACCACAAGCTGTCACTCCCAACAGGCAAATGATTATCAATAAACTTTTATGTAGGGCAAACTTCTTCATAGCTTTTATTTTTCAATGATTTTATCGAATTCCGCGCTAATATCTTTTTTATGAATAAAGTCATATAGCGATAATTTTCTTAACTCAAAATAGGCACTCCAAAAGGTACTTAATTGTGATATATATTGCTCGCTGGCATCATCCAGTTCTTTCTGCGCCGTATTCAGATCGGTCACGGTGATACCTCCGTTTTGGAACCTGTCTTTGGTGATGTCGTACCGTTGTTGTGCGATAACCAATGCTTTTTCCGATATCTCGCACTGTCTGCCTTGTTGGTTAAACTGCATTACTTTAATTCGAATATCTTGTTGAAATTGTATGGCATCCTGTTCATTTTGAGTGCGTGTCAACCGGGCTTTTGCTTCAGCCATCTTTACCTTTCCCCGGCTCATGCCCCAGTCGTAAATAGGCATTGTTAGCGAAAGTCCGACAATTTCCTGATCTTTCAAGAGGCGATATGCCTCATTGAAACTGTTTCCTGTTTGCGAAAAGCCTAGATTAGCTTGTAGCTCTACCTGAATACCTTTTGCCGCTTTGGCTTGTGCTACTTCCTGTTGCGCTTCAACCTCTTTCAGTTGAAGTGAAAAGTTCTGCGATGAATTTTGCAAGGCTTTGCTTAACACAAAATCATATTCCATAATGACATCCGGAGCTATTGTGGGCGGCAGCACCGCAAAAGAAGTCGTTTCCGAAATACCTAAATAGGTCTTAAAGTTGAAAAGTGCAATCTCTAAATTTGTTCTGCTATTACTAACCGTCAGTTCCGCATTCATCAGTGCCAATTCCAGTTGTAATAGTTCACTTTTAGTCACAGTGCCGATTTCTGAACGTTTGAGTGCTATATCATACATCTTTCGAGTATCATTCAGATTCTCTACATTTTTCTGATGACTGGTCTGTGCTGATAAAACGGAAAAGAATTGGGAGGTAGTTCGGAGGGTTATATCCTCCATTGCTTCTAAATATACTTTCTTTTCCTTTTCGTACCGCAAAGGTTCTGTTTTCTTCTGCCATTTTAACTCATTAAACGATCGCAGAGGTTGTGTATAACGGATTGTAAGCGGATTCGAGTTATAGATTTGTGTGCCATAATTGAACTGATCCAGTCGGTCGAGTGATGTATTAAGTGATACTTTACCACCCGTCAGAGAAATGTTCTGATCTATCGAAATAGACAAATCGTTGCTTAATGTGTTATTGGCTACATAGCTGATACGACCTGTTTCCGGATCACGTACATCTACCAATGAGCGGTTATAGTTCCCTAAATTACCATGCAAATTAAGCGACGGTAGTAACTGCGCTTTATAAGAACGAAAATTCCAGTACTGTGCCATAAAATTGAGCTGTGCCATCTGAACCTGTGGAGAGTGAGAATGTGCAATCTCAATCGCTTGTTCGAGGGTCATCTTTCTCATAGGCAGATTTTGTCCGGTAATGACATTACTGAGTAGCCACCCGACGGATATTAATAGTAGCCTTTTTCGCATTTGTGTTTATGTCTTTAAATTTATCTTCTTTTTAATCTGCGATATCTGTTCTGTAGCTATATTCCCACAATAAATACTTTATATGCTCATTGAAAAGCAGGGTGTTTTCTCCATAGTATTCTGCGGTTTTCTTAACGTGTACAAAGGTCTGCTCATTGTTTTTTATAGTGTTATTGAGTTCTTTTATAAAAAATATCCCGAATAACTCAGCATTATGATTATACGGGACTTTTCATATCTTAATATATTATTGCAATTAGAATGGATTCCTGAATGTTATAGAATTGGAAACCTCTGAATTCATGCCTCGCCCATTACTATTTTGAGCAGAAACACGAAAAACTACCGGATCTGTTCCAACCCTATTATCTACATCGGATTGCATTGTATTATCCATAGGATATTGGGGCTTAACTCTCCTTTCTAGTTGCCACCTACCTGTTTTTAACGATCTATACTCGATAATATAAAATAGTATTGGCAATCCTCCATCACTAAGGGGCTTTTTAAATCTTAATTTACAGAAGTCAGCCTATATGTCAAAAGCACTAGGTCTTCCTGGACGACTAGGAGTAGTAGTAAGCGCAAATGTAATTGTTGCAACTGTTAAGCCTAAACAAGCAAATAACAATGGTTTCAGGATTCTTCTTTTAAGTGTTTTCATAGCTTTTTTATTTTGTTTGGTATAAAAATACAGATGTCTTTTGCAAAGGTAAAGATAATAACTATATTCGCAAGTAATTATCATTAATTATTTAAAAATACACACTTATGAAAACAAATGCTCAATTATTATTGCTTTTAATCAGTTTTTCTTTTTTTAGTTGTAATAGTGCTGTCAAGAATCAGGCTGCCCCTATCTCCAATATAGATACGGATTTCCCCATTACCGAAGAATTGGAATTCACCCCTTTTAATAAATTTGATATTCTGGAAATCGGTGGCTGCATGATTGATGACTCTATACTGTGGTTTGTCAGAAGAGGAGAAGATGATGATGACTTCGGATCCTGTTATAATTTAAATACCGGGGAGAAATTATCTATCATTGCATCGAAAGGAAGAGCGGCCAATGAATTAATTGGATTAGAAGACTTTCAAATAATAGGTGATTCCGTTCAACTTTATGCATATCCCAATATGATAAAGACTTTTGCTAAAAAAGAAATAATAGCTAATGTGCCTATGGGTGAACGAATATTTTCTGTGACAATAGCCCCGGATAGTATTTGGGTGCGCCGAATGGTCAAACTTCCTAATGGTTCTGTTCTTGCAACTATAATACCGGCTTTATCGGAATCTGAACGAACAGAAATAAATGAGTTTAATAAGAAATCAGTTACCATATTCAATAATGAGGAAGCGAACTCTTATGAAACAATAAATTATGGAAGTTTTGATCTTGAAAAAGCTAAAGGTATGGAACTGCCTGCAAATGATCTAATAAAATGTGCTTATGCTGATGGCTGTATTGCAATAAAGGGTAATGATATGGCAGCCTTTTCTGTATGTCATCAATTCATATTATATACGTTTGATATTAAGAGTGGAAATGTAGTAAACGAAAAAAGATACACAGAGATGCAGCGCGTTGAGTCAAGAGATGAAATGTCTACATCGCTTAGTACAATAAATAACAGGCAGATAGAAATTGAGACTATGCAAACTAATGACAAATATATTATATGCTCGGTTCGAGGATTTTTTAACGAAAAAGATGAAGAACTGAGACAATTTAGCGAGGCTATATTTGTATTTGACTGGGAGTTAAATCCAATCAAAAAGTTTGATTTGCCATATAGAAAAAATGGTTATTATACAGTCTCTAACGATGGTAGTGCTGTGTACTTCTGTGAGAGTAACGAAGATAGCCTCTCATTGTATAAAGCTGACTTAAATATTTAATTCATAGTCTTTATGTATTAATAATATAAAGGAATAGAGAAAGTGACAAATAAACCTTGTACACTTTCTCTATTTCAAAATGTCCCAGCTATCCTTGGTGCTTTTTGATTATATTTATGTATTCTTTCTTCACATTTTTCACATCATACTAAGCTCTTGATTTATAGATACATCCTGTGAATGAATGATACTATTTTCACTCTTCATACCCTTCACCCTCTTCACCAGATACACATTCCCCAATCTTGTATGCTGTCGGCTGATACCTGCTGCGGTCAGCACTTGCGCCAATTGGATAGGAGTACAGTTACGCAGTACAGCCGGAAACCTCTTTTTCAATTCCTGATGAATGATAGCGACGGAGAGCGACAAACAATCCGGTTCATCCAACGTGACAGGTGCGTATGTGTTACGGACAATATCTTCTATGGGGTTAACATGATAGTATGCGCTGTTATGACGTTGCAAAGCATGTTCTTCCTCCTTGCTGAACCAGTGACGGGCACCCGCAAGCAGTTCTTCTTTCAGTTGGGCATAGATTTGTGAATGTTCAATTCCGGTACAGTCAATGTCATGCTCTGCTTCAATACAAAAGAATCTGCGGCTGCCTGTCGGGTCGTGAAGCAGGTCGGTGCGGTTACTGGTTCCTATGAAAGAGGCGATACGAGGTAGCGGCCGGAAATTTTTCTGATAGGCTTTGCAGATGTTGAGGCTGGACATTTGCATCAGATTTACTTGTTATGTCAGAAGGACGGGGTGTTTATGTACTTCTTGCATTTTTGGCTCTTCCTTTGACGTATTCGTTGAAACGATGACGTTTGACGATTCTTTCATCAATACCCGTATTCTTTTCGCCAGACGTTTCGAGTTATATTCTAATGTCTTCATATTTTTCTTGTTTTTTAAATGAATAAATGTTGTTTTTTCGACCGGTTGATGCTGTTAAGGTATAACATGAGATATGGGGGTTGCAAGTATTTAACTAAGAAAAAGTTTATTTTCTCCTGAAATGAAAAACAAGCTTTCTTATGCGGATAAGTCGTTACTTTATCGTATCTTTAGTGCTTGTTTAGGAAAAGCCGACTGGAGTTGTCCGGTTGGCTGACAATAGTTGACTGAACAGCCGATTCCAGTCGTCCGAATAGCCGATTAAAGTTGTCCTATGATGAAGTTACACATTTAAATTGATAAGAAGTAATGGCTATTGTGTTTGATTGGTATGAAAATCCTAATGCTTCTTCGGAAGAAGAAGCAGCGTTGCATCCGCGTATCTTTATGAATGGAAAGGTGGATACGGATACTCTTTGTTACAAGATTCATGACTACAGTTCGTTGACTGTGGGCGATGTAAAGAATGTGCTTGATAACTTATCGAAGATTCTTGGCGAGTCGTTGTGTGAGGGGAAAGAAGTGCATATCGAGGGGATCGGTTATTTTTATCCCACTTTGGAGGCTACGGGGAAAGTGACTCGCAGCACTCCGCATAAGACTAATAAGGTGGCTTTCAAAACTGTCCGATTTCGCCCTGACAGTAATCTGAAAGGATATTTTGTGGGTGTCCGCGCCAGTCAGTCCAAGTATGTCCGTCATTCGGAGAAGGTGTCAGAGGTGGAGATTGATATGCTGTTGAAAGAATATTTTGCCGAACATCAGATGATGACCCGCCGTGATTTTCAGGAAGTGTGTGGTTTGGCACGTACTACGGCCAAAACGCATTTGGTACGTTTGCGTGGAGAAGGAAAGCTGGTGAATATCGGTCTGCGCAATCAGCCGATGTACGTACCAGCTCCCGGTTATTATGGCGTATCCAGAGATGCGGCACATCCTTCACGCTAACGACTGTGAAGGATGTGAAGAAGCATATTTCTTAGAGTAATCACACGAAAGAGTTGATAGCTTGAGACTTATCCTCATGTGAAGGGGATGAAGGAAAAGAAGCGGATCTTATTTCGCTATGTATTTTTTCATTCCTTCCGTGTAGAAAGTCTTGAACTCTCCATTTTCTTCACTATAAATAAAGTAGGCGTCAATCTCCGGGTTCGCTTTGCAGAAGGCTTCCGCTTCTTCCAGTCCCATCACCATGAAGGCGGTAGCCAGGGCGTCAGCGGTCATACAGTCTTTAGCGATTACGGTGGAAGACAAGATGCTGTGCTGTACCGGATAACCCGTTCTCGGGTCGATGGTATGAGCATATTTCTTTCCGTCTTTGTAATAATAGTTGCGGTAATTTCCTGAAGTTGCCAAGCCTAAATCAGAAATTTCAAGTATTGTTTGTAAGTCTTGGTTTACGGCCAGTGAATCGTCGACGGGCTTATTGATTCCAATGCGCCATAAGCCTTTGGAAGGGTTTTTGCCTTTCACTACTACCTCTCCGCCGATGTCTACCATATAATTTTTTATACCTTTCCGGTCGAGCAGACGGGCTATTACATCTACCGAATACCCTTTGGCGACTGCGCTACAACTCAACATGATACGTGGATCTTGTTTGATCACTTTGCCACTCTCCATTTTCACCTTTTCGTATCCGGTGATTTGCAACAGGCTATCTATCATGATTGAATCGGGGAAAGCGCCTTTTTTGAAACCGAATCCCCAAGCATTGGCAAGAGGGGCTACCGTGATGTCGAAAGCACCGTTTGTCTCGCGGGAAATTTCCATCGAACGGTTGAAGCATTTCTGAAAGAAACTATCGGTAACTAATTCCTCGTTGCGGTTGACGCGACTGATAACTGAACTGTCGTTAAATGGAGACAGAGATTGATCGAAGCGTTTCAGTTCAGCTTCTATTTCCGGTTTTAAATCACCGTCATATTGATAAGTAATCTTGTATACCGTCCCAAACACCAAACCTTTGACGCTGTAATAGCCAACTTGTTGATTATGTCTGACTAATATCCAGATGGTTGCCAAAATCAGGAAAGCCAGCCAAAGGAAACTTTTCTTTGTTTTCATACGCTCTTTTTTTTAATGAGAAAACTCATTTTATTGGAGAAATAAATGTTCAATTAATATCTTTAGTCCGATGATGACTAGAATGATACCTCCCCATAACTCTGC
The Bacteroides luhongzhouii DNA segment above includes these coding regions:
- a CDS encoding efflux RND transporter permease subunit encodes the protein MIKRLITRPIAVTMSVIAIVVLGMVAVGYLPVSLMPAINIPQITVQVSAPGLSVREVDNTLLKPLKNQLSQVAGLKNITAEARADVGAIYMNFEPDCNIDIVFIDVNEKMDRAITSLPKDVERPKVIKASVTDIPAFYLNLSLKNGIPPKEGEPREAGIDFSELGQFARDVISKRIEQLPQTAMVDISGVVTPELLCIPNYTKLTSMGADISLLEQAINNNNISLGALSIKDGQYRYSIHFDAHIISKEDIENIYIKHDGRIYQFKELCEIVQRPAKRNGLVRSKGEPAVSMAIIKQNDAKMEDLQQGIATLIADLEAEHPNIRFELTRDQTKLLAYSIENLDSNLLVGAILAALIIFLFMKDFRSPMLIVVTIPLSLIVTLLSFHLLGISLNIISLSGLILGTGMIVDNSIIVIDNISQKWQSGMQLNDAIAEAVSEVFTPMLSSVLTTCSVFVPLIFLSGTAGALFYDQAMAVTIALFASLLVAVLVLPVYFYLLYKKLPAHTENRFIARFFTFNYYRPYEKTLKWALRHGKMMIVCFVALIPMTYLIYQIVEKSRLPHISHDDTIMTIDWNSGISLEENDLRVHRLLSQVDSLVEQTTSMIGVQQFLMSHTKEITPSESIVYIKAKDAETLAKIEKRLTDYVNENHPKALVTFQVSGNIFNLIFAEQGSPLVVQLHSKGGQAPTVEQITELTGKIRKALPDIVVPPAVMEQNIRYIADVEAMAVYDITYDDIYGKMKNIISQNVLFRINQGGYSMPVTTGESRAEASDILSGKVRNKNSVEIPLSMVIRETKGEDFKKLYSGSDGDYYPIALDVPDSDVKQVMETIEQVVKEDSNFFVTFTGEYFSSRETIKELIIILLVAILLLYFILAAQFESIVQPLIILSEIVVDIFFVLFGLWLFGESLNIMSMIGLVVMSGIIINDSILKVDTINRLRKQGMSLLRAILVGGHSRLKPIIMTSLTTILAIAPFLNRVDMGSDLQYPLSFSIIIGMTAGTLISLFFIPLIYYVIYRKR
- a CDS encoding efflux RND transporter periplasmic adaptor subunit is translated as MKKFALHKSLLIIICLLGVTACGNGKKKEEVPIGKSNEKTQLITVDTLVLKKRSFQKQIVCNGKLRAVVKSDLAFNGSGTITAIHIHNGDRINKGMTLAVLDTKEAEIELRKSRRAMAKANIDLIDKLIGQGYTADTTAVPPTILQNMKASSGYESAMDQLEAAERQLANCYLIAPFSGRVANLDSKIYSRSTDKLCTLIDDSYFDVEFSVLEAEMEEVTRGLQITVSPFINEDQRFVGEITEVNPLIDERGQIKVRAKVRNHNNYLVEGMNVKILLERELKQQFVVPKDAVVLRDGFQVIFRYKDGRAVWTYVDVVMSNIDSHVITGNAKKQTTISENDVVIVSNNLNLADKTEVTPN
- a CDS encoding TolC family protein; amino-acid sequence: MRKMTLEQAIEIAHSHSPQVQMAQLNFMAQYWNFRSYKAQLLPSLNLHGNLGNYNRSLVDVRDPETGRISYVANNTLSNDLSISIDQNISLTGGKVSLNTSLDRLDQFNYGTQIYNSNPLTIRYTQPLRSFNELKWQKKTEPLRYEKEKKVYLEAMEDITLRTTSQFFSVLSAQTSHQKNVENLNDTRKMYDIALKRSEIGTVTKSELLQLELALMNAELTVSNSRTNLEIALFNFKTYLGISETTSFAVLPPTIAPDVIMEYDFVLSKALQNSSQNFSLQLKEVEAQQEVAQAKAAKGIQVELQANLGFSQTGNSFNEAYRLLKDQEIVGLSLTMPIYDWGMSRGKVKMAEAKARLTRTQNEQDAIQFQQDIRIKVMQFNQQGRQCEISEKALVIAQQRYDITKDRFQNGGITVTDLNTAQKELDDASEQYISQLSTFWSAYFELRKLSLYDFIHKKDISAEFDKIIEK
- a CDS encoding HU family DNA-binding protein, coding for MAIVFDWYENPNASSEEEAALHPRIFMNGKVDTDTLCYKIHDYSSLTVGDVKNVLDNLSKILGESLCEGKEVHIEGIGYFYPTLEATGKVTRSTPHKTNKVAFKTVRFRPDSNLKGYFVGVRASQSKYVRHSEKVSEVEIDMLLKEYFAEHQMMTRRDFQEVCGLARTTAKTHLVRLRGEGKLVNIGLRNQPMYVPAPGYYGVSRDAAHPSR
- a CDS encoding FAD:protein FMN transferase, producing MKTKKSFLWLAFLILATIWILVRHNQQVGYYSVKGLVFGTVYKITYQYDGDLKPEIEAELKRFDQSLSPFNDSSVISRVNRNEELVTDSFFQKCFNRSMEISRETNGAFDITVAPLANAWGFGFKKGAFPDSIMIDSLLQITGYEKVKMESGKVIKQDPRIMLSCSAVAKGYSVDVIARLLDRKGIKNYMVDIGGEVVVKGKNPSKGLWRIGINKPVDDSLAVNQDLQTILEISDLGLATSGNYRNYYYKDGKKYAHTIDPRTGYPVQHSILSSTVIAKDCMTADALATAFMVMGLEEAEAFCKANPEIDAYFIYSEENGEFKTFYTEGMKKYIAK